AGTGCAGTGGTACACCAGGTTGTCCGTATATTTCCTGCCCAGCCTTCTGCCTGACATGGACTATGAGTGTGAGAAATGCTCAGAGAAATTTCATGAGGAAAATGCAGAAGAATGTCTGTCACAAGCaatgaacagagagagagagagagagagagagagggagaaacagttaggggatggggctgtagctcagtggaagagtatttcttttgcatacagaagttccCAGGCACAAttctcagcatctccaggtagggctgggagagactcctgcctgtaatcttggagagctgctgccagtcagtgtagacaacactgagctagatggatcaatagtctgactcagtatgaggtaGCTTTCCATGTTCCATGCAGATGGAAAGAGACTGTGGAGAAAATCCTTGGAAATCACACCTGCAGGGCAAAGGATGTCAGTTCCAGTTTTTCCTCCCCCTAGAAAGCTCCCATGCGCTTGATGGTAGATGCAAGGGATGAAGTATAGGTCATTCCAGACAAGCTAAGTATTTCTACCCAATGGAATCCAGGACTAATTAGCTGCAGTTGGTTGAGTTCAAGTCACTTTAAAATTGTGTGGTTCACATGGCCTGCATACCTGAGTTCAACTCCTATCGTTTGCTGGTTCCCCTTGCAAGTTATTGCTGGCCTCAGTTGCCTATTTTACTGGGTAGTTTTATCTTTAGAATAAAAATAGGCAAGAATTCATACATCTTGTATCTTCAGAGGTGACTGAGGATAATCCACACCTGCTTCTGCCGGCCAGTGGTCGTGTTCCTTCTTCCTTTGAAAGATATCCTTATTACAGTACCACAGCTTATTTATGGGCAGTTCAGTTCCACAGAGCACCAGGTCTGGATGAGCCAGTCTGCctctcagggtggatttgatttaaatcaaactgatttaaatcacgatttaaatcactagcagggtggataaaaatcaaaaaaatctgatttaaattaaaaaaatccaatttaaattttaaaaaatcggattttttttatttaaatcggattttttgatttttatccaccctgctagtgatttaaatcatgatttaaatcatgaattaaatcagtttgatttaaatcaaatccaccctgctgcctcTGCTTTTGACGGAGGGAATATGTCGCATCTCTTCAGTGGAGGCTTCGGTGAAATGCGCCAGCTTACTTCAGATGATCTTCTGTGCAGTCACTGACTGTAAATGTGTTGGGTCTGGACATGGCCTTGAagcaaagtgggggagggggtctcTCTCAATGATAGCTCTTCATGTTTGATAAACCCTGACACCCAGTGGGTCACACTGCAAGCAACACCCTTCTATAGCTTATCATTGGGCCATGTTTTCTTATTTAcctggatagcttcatggaggagaggtctttcaacggctactaattggagggccacctccagcctcaaaggcaggatgcctctgagtaccagttgcgggggaataatagcaggagagaggtcatgccctcaactcctgctgtaggcttccagcggcatctggtgggccactgtgcgaaacaggatgctggactagatgggccttgggcccgatccagcagggctgttcttatgttcttaaactggtTCTTTCCCTCCACTCTACAACCCATTATATATGTAGAGTATTctgtttggggttttaaaaaaaacaactctgTCATATACCATACGCAAATGGtgtgtctttttgtgtgtgtagtcTAGCTGGAAGAGGGTGCAGTGCTGGTCACTTGTATAGGCCTCACTTCTGCTCTGGGTAACGTCCTGTCTTGTAGCTGCTTATGATGGACAGTGTCATTAGGAGAAGCTCCCCTTGGGGCATGTCTTCAAGGCGGCTACATGTGCTCCTTGGCCACTAGGAAGTGTATAACTGGAAGCATCAGAATTGTCCCTTGGAAAGTCAGGTTCCTCTTTCCCCAGTGGCTACAAGACCAAAATGGCTAAGCAGCCTACGTGGCTTGCTCTAGATGTGCAGTCTCTCCCTTTGGCCATGTGGACTGGAAAGGGGCCACCCTGTGCTGAAGCCCCCACTGCATATGACCTGCAAGAGCTGGAACTGCTGTATCATGTGGATAATCCAGCAACTGACTCCTTATACAGAGCATACAGCAAGCCCCATTGCCATCttgcgagggggggggggagggagaaatcgGCCAGTCACATTCTTTCTTACTCTTAAGATGGCTGTTTGGGGTTTTTAAGATGCTGGCATCGGCGTGAGAGCAAGGCTGGCAAGGGGCCCTATAGTAGTTAGCTAAGGTCATTGCTGGGAGCTGCTGGAGTGCAATGGAGGCAAGCTGGGCTGACTGCTAATTGGACAGCACCTGCCTGGTTCACATTTCATACTGCCTTGCTCTGAGCTCTGCTCCTTTTTAAGCTGGAGGCCAGGAAACAGGATTGGGCTGCTATTCAGATCGGGCTATACTGGAGGAATGCTCTGGGCAGGCATGGCTGAGAAAAACAGATGGTGGTGGTCTGTCTTCTGGATGCAGAGGGGAAATTAACTCAAGGAGGCTCTATTGCAGGGATTAGTGCTCAAACCCTAATTCTCTCTTTGGTGGTCTTGTTCATATTGCTTatttccatctagtccagcatttcatTTCCATAACAGGAAGCTTACAGGCAAGTTGGGAAGGTAACAGTGCCCCCCTCTGCTTTcttccctgcatctggtattcagaggggtattgcctctgaacatggaggtttaaCTATCATGACTGATAGGGGCTTTGGGTGGGAGAAACCCCAGAAATGTGTGGTGGGAGTGGTGTGGTGGTGTGGAACTGACTGCATTCCCTACCACTTTGATGGCAGGGGGCGGggtaccagctgccactgcagtTCAACCAGCTGTTTCCTGCAGTTGTTAGAGGGGCCATAGTTGGTGCTAAAGTatatgccttgcatgcagaagatcccaggttcagtccctgacctCTCCAACTAAAAGATTAAGCTAGCAGGTGATGAAAAGACTTAACATCCCTACCAAAAGGctgctgtttttttaaacagagtattgaggcagtgtgtgcacacctgcatttagaatggggccttcctgattcaacctgggtgggatcgaaaatgaactgagcgaacatccaaaaacttgtgagcgcacaaacatgcacacgccttacagagaacagcatggtgtagtggttagagtgctggactaggacctgagttcaaattcccattcagccatgatactagctgggtgactctaggccagtcacttctctttcagcctaacctacttcacagggttgttgtgaggagaaacttatgtagtacactgctctgggctccttggaggaagagcgggatataaaatgtaaaataaataaataaattttttggtaaatataACAGGTAAAAAAAGTGTTCCATTCTTGGCTAATGTGAAACAAGTTACTTGTTGAGTGTGGTGGGTCCTGCTTCAGCTTTTAAGTCAAAGCACAATTGATCTATGCTCCAGTTAGAACAAATATGCACACACTAGTCTTATGACTGTCTGATTAAGGCTGCCATTGcctgtgttttgttttactgAGTGCACAACCTTTGTCACTGGCGGCTTGAGGTTTTTCAGCTTGGTCTTGGTACTAGGCAACAGGAAGGCGAGGtagcaaaacattaaaataaattagaagACTGCAAGCCAAAGACTTGGCTGCCTACTGTATTTCAAATCAATACGTGAACTCTGGCCTTCTGCTGTTCCTAACTGCATATATCTCCCTTCACAGATTCATCCCTCTggccttctcctccttcccttcatTCTGCTGGACCAATCCATGTTCACAATTCCTTCAGGGTTCTATGGGGCTTGCTTGCGCTCACAACCATATTCAGACCAAAGAAACTATAGATCTGGGAGCACAAGATCCCTGACCCCTGCTCTTATTGCTTACCTTTCTGTACAAACCTGGTGCTCCTACCTTAACATGacttgccctcacctctttcttcCTTTGTCCCCTTTCTATTGGACTACAGTTGCCACAACCAGACATGGTCCCCAGGTGCCCCCTACCCTGGTGTCCCATGGATTGACCTCTGGTGCTGTCTCCCCATCCCCCGGGGCTTCCTCTGCATGCAGCTCAGACAGAGGAGAACAAGTATCTCTGGTCTGTCCCTCATGCGTGTGTATGCAAAAGGATCTTCCTCAGCTGTGGCTTCTGAGCCATGATCATATCATGTCCTTGTAAGACTGCAGCCTACATTTTTGTTTGCATGCCCATGTGACATCTGAGGGTGTATAATTTCTTCACCTTGGGTGGGAAAAACCCACACTTGACCCTTTTGCTGAGCTTTTGTGTGTGGGCCATTTGGAAGTGAGATAGGTTATCACAATTCTGGATTGAAAGTTACTGTACCACTCATAGTGGCTAATGACTTTCCCATTCACCTGTATGATATGGCTTCTTAACTGGAGATAACAGAACAGAGACAAGTGGAAGTGATACTTACTGATGCCCTTCAAACACTTGCCTTTTACAAGAAGCCCGTAGCTTTGCCAAAGTACCAAAGCCTATCAACTTCTCCAGCTATCATGCGCAAGAAACACTCAGGATTCTACCTGTGTTTCCAAGGACTTCAGGCATGGCTGCAAGAAGCCCATTGCCTTCTGATCCTGCCCACCCATCCTTTCCCCACCTTCTTCCACTTTTGTTGCAGACTAGAGTTATCAGGTAAAAACTGATAGCTAGGTGGGGTGGAATCTGTCACTCTCCAGGGTTGTCCTGTCTCTTGAAGCATAATTCATGGAAGCTGGTGCAAAGGAATACAGCAGCTCATTCTTCAGCAAGATAGGTGCTAAGCCAAAAGAGCTGCTTCCCCACTACagatgctccctgctgagaaCCTTCCTGTTTGTTTATAAGAGCCAAGGAATCCTGTGTGTATAGCCAAGCACAACTGGCACAGCAGAGGATCCTATttacataggacgctgccttctactgagtcagaccattggtccatctagctcggtattatttatactgattggcagcggctctccaaggtttcaggcaggagtccctccctgccctacctgaAGGTGCTAAGGAGTGAACCTCGGAGCTACTGCAGTGGCTCCTATGAAAGCATCAAACCTCTTCTACATAAGAGTAACTCTTTAATAAGGGAGTTTAAATCCCACATAGGTGTGTTTACAGCCCCCAGAATTGCTTCACCAATCCGGGGTTCAAGAGCCAAGCGTTCAAATCTTGAAATAAATGCTTTATGGTCATTGACCCAAcatcacagaaacaaacaaaacacaataaaaatagtacaagtaatgctatatcgggcagcagcgatacaggaagatgctgaaaggcatcacctcatactgcacgggagatggcaatggtaaacccctcctgtattctaccaagaaaaccacattgccctgtggtcgccaggagtcgacactgactcgacggtacactttacctttaatgcaaAACACAGAAACTCAAATCACCTCAGACCTGATCTTACATGTGGccgcacaaaatttggccacacacactGTTGTAGATATGCAGTGATCAGAGAATATCtatcaatcaagcaatcaatctttattatggtcttagaccagcataaagtaaaagggtgattacataaaagaacaaatattaaaagcctgtTGATAAATGACTAAGTACAAGATACAAACCTAACTTAAGGCCAAAAGGGaccaaaaatagaaataaaaatcaaaataaaattgtggttATAAAAGAGTAAATACTAAAAGCCTGTGGGTGCGCAACAACACAAACACTAAAAAAACtataaaaagggaaaaaaatcagGAGTAGAAACAAACTTAGGAACATCATAGAAAGAGGCAAAAATGCATTATAAAGCCTATAAGAGGCATTtttactaaaaggactaaaaataataCAGCAAATGCATGAAGGCCTAAacgcctgagaaatagtaaaaggcataaaagagaggGCATAGAATTGTAATAAGGTTAAAAGACAtaagaaaacagaaatatataaaatcctggGTAGTAAAACTGGGAAACAGCCAGATTGAAGGATTGTTATCAGGAGCCGTAGAAAGGGAGGCacgtgagcaattgcagggcctgcccagagtgacagggagtcagattaaggctggaGGGGCTCACTGCCCGTCATCCCTCGACAACCTGGCAATGCTATATATGTTATGGCAGGCTTGGAGTCgaagagtagcaaggagctgctGTTAAATTGTTTCGGGCAACCTGGATACTTGCTCAGCAGTGGAAGGATAAGGGAGGcgcgaatgtctctatagaacaagcagtataagaggacatgctcagtagtttcgatctgccctaagCTACAGGGGTGATCAGATAATTAAAAAGTTGTATATTCCTTGTCTGTTCTAACAGGAATGTTTGATAAAAGCGGGGAGATAAGAGAAATATGAATATCTCTGTAAAATGAGCAGCATAGAAAAACATGAGTCAGTTTCAATGCCCTGCCCACAGGGACAGATTTGACTGGTAATAGGGATTTTACAGTACCTACCCTCCAGTACAGCAGATGGGAGTATGTTAAATCGTGCAAGGGAGAAAACCCTTCTCTGGGAGCATTCAAATCTTGCCTTTGCATTGGTTTTGCTGTGTGGTTGTAACTGGGATTGTTATGATCACAGTTGCATATGATctaacttaaaacaaaacaaagcggCATTCTGCACCAAAAGAAGCATAATTCTGCACATAAATTAAGCATCTTTGATTATATTTGCTTATTTCGCATAGTTTACTCTGCAAGCCATATGTGGGAGCAAGAATCTGAAgttcataagaatagccctgctggattaggcccagagcctatctagtccagcatcctgtttcgcacagtggtccaccagatgcctctggggagccctcaggtaAGAGGTGAGGAAATTCCCCCTTCCTTGCCATTGCTtgcctgcaactagtattgagaggcatgtTCCCTCCTGAGGCTGGAGACTGGTGGCCCACAACGACCAcaatagtagccactgatagacctgtcctccatcaatttggagaagccccttttaaagccatccaagctggtggccatcaccacatcccatggcaaagaattccatagattaattatgtgctgcgtgATAGAAAACATCCCATCTCCCCATGACTTATGGGACTTTGCCAGATGTCCACACACTTGAAAGCCTAGActctgagccccttggggacaggggataATCTTAGCATTCTTATGCTATGTAAACCACGTGGAGAatgtttttttgttgaaaagcaatatataagctATATTTGTTTGCATCTATAAAATCTAGACAATTATTTTTAAGAAAAAAGGATGACATCCCTGAGGTGAACTTTGCCACTTCATTCTGCAGAGAAGTGCAGGCATGGCGTATACACAGCCCTGAAAATAGCCCCAGCATTTGTCTATAGTTCATGTGCAGAGGTTCTCCATTCTAATCTCAATTATTGCAGTGGGAACTCCTGGCTTTCACAGCTGAGAAATGGAACCTGGTGCTAAAACTGTACTGGCTAAGTACTGTATTTGTTTCATGTATACTCTAATTTGAACTTACTCCTTTGCAAACACTGGTTTCAACTGTTTTGGTAATTTCAGTGTACACTCAAAGAATGCTGTGTTTTCACTACTAGCGCTCACAGACCACAAGTTGCTTAGCTCAGAATTAATGAACAGCGAAATACCAAACCTGCAAGTTTTTGAACTTGGCCCCATTTTACGCTGGCTGTGTTTCTGTGGTTGAGTGAGAGTGGAGGTTCTTCACTGCTTTCTTTTGCATGGTCCTCACTTTCAAACTTTGCCAGTTGATCACTTGCCTTTGAAGATTTGATAAAACTAGAGCTATACCAATTGCTATCACATTTTTGAGGCAAAAAGGGGACTTAGGGGCTATGTTAAAGCTCccaaacagccttttaaaaaaaaatctcttattTGCAGCTCTGGCTTTCTCCAATCTGCTGATTGTTCTAACACTACAGCAGAGACTTCTCTTCTTGTCTAGTGCTCGAGCCCATCAGGGATTATCGAATACATATGATGCCATATAACCAATCAGATTTTGCTAAAAGACTTCAAGGGCAAACTAAGCCAATACTTCGAGGGGAGGATGGAACATTTCTACTGCCAAGGTAGTGCAGCTGTCCCCACCACAGGGGCATCCGCTTCCTTGGCTTGTGGTGCTTTCACTGTAGCAGAGCATGGCAAGATGGGGAATGTCCTGGATATCTATCCAGATGTAGATGCCGCCTAACGACTATTGCATTATGTTCATCTGCATCTGCATTTTTTACAGATGTGCAGAGACATGTGACTAGAGCTGAGTTGGAGCTGTCAAATGTCAACCTTGTTGACAAGACAATCAGGCTATGTCCTCTGTGCTCTCCCCAAGCATGTCTCTGTCTTTCCTGTCCCTGAAAAGGAGGAGGTGCTTTTCAGAGGGGATGAAACTTGCCCGTCCACCCTCTTTGGCTTGGCTCCAGCTAAACTCATTGGGATTTAGCTGATGGGATGCCATTATAGGAGTGGGCAAAACCACAATGACTAGCCGACTGGGCATCACCATCCTGAGCATTGGAGGGCTCTTTGCCCTTCTGCATCAACCAAGTTGAGTGTTCATGTTTTCTTGTAAATATTTTCTCTTTTGGCTTCCTCTGTATCTGGCTTCCCCCGCCCAGCCCCTGTTCATGGCCTGAACTGCTGTCTGTTTTCAGTTCCTTCAACATCTGTGTCGTGCTGTGTTTTATTCAGTTCAAAATCTCAGGCATCTACACTCCTCCTCCCCCATAGCTTTAACCTTAACCAGCTTCCCAAACTACGCTCTTTGTAGCACAAACAtatctgttatatattttgaaggatTTGTTTGTCTGACATAAAGTAATACTACCTGATGACctggttgtgccgtcgagtcggtgtcgacccctggcgcccacagagccctgtggttgtctttggtagaatacaggaggggtttgccattgccttctcacatgcagtatgagaagatgcctttcagcaccttcctatatctgggaaacacaccagcagggaggTGAAGTAAACTTGCTATCCCTTTTTTCTGGTTTAAGCTAAGTGCAGCTATGTTTCTGTCCTCAGTATGCTTCTAGCCCTCATGACTCCAGGTTAACTCTGAAAACATGAACAGAGGTAACTTGAAAGAATACCACAGTGGCCTTCTGTTAATTTATTCATTTTGGATTGCACCAAGAGTATTAGGTTCTTGTTATCTGCAATGATAACTACAGGTTTAAAACTATTGTGGTGATAACCCCAAGAGAGATCAGAACAATTTGTGCTTGAAGTTGAGACTCCAAAAAGAAATTCCATACCAGGGTTTCGATATTGTAGTGGCTGAGAACCATGGTttagggctcttccagatggtgtTATATTCCAGCTTCAGCACAAATTAAGGCGATAAATAAAACTGAGAAGTATACACGATGTCGGAACTTTCTTAGTTTCATCTGTGGCAATCCATGAATGAACTGTGCCTCTGCAAactccttttattctaacttgTGGGGGCCAAACACAGTTTATttgcagattgccagcagatggtgctaagaatgtTACACAACTTGCACAATGTGTGGATTTTTCATTTTATTAGTGATTGATTGTGctgaagttggaatatatcaCTGTCTGGAAGAGTCCTTGGTCAATAGTACTGAGGCAGCATCTCAGCTATGGCCAGTCCTTGGCCAAACTACCTGATGGAAGTTCTGTCCAGTGAACTGTCAGCTTATGTAAGAATATGCCTTGTGTAACTAAGCCAGCTCTTAGTGCAGATTCTGAAGTAGAGATACCATTTCTCTTTGCTAGACTGGTTCGGTGGCACAATCTCATGTTCATAAATCCATACCAGTTACTGATTTACTTTGCTTTTTTGATTCCTCGTTTTGCTTACGTGTATGTATGTACTTTAGAAGCTGTTCCATTGTTGGAATTTAAGTATCTTAACAGTGACCAGATTCACCATTTCCAAGTTGCATTTTAATACTGTCTGATTATGCGCACCATCACCTTCTGAAAGTATGGGATGTCCTAGGGTTTGGGGCTTTTAAGCTGAAGCTGCAGATATAGTTTGTTCCTTCTGTGGAGGAGCTGATTGTGATGTTGGAAGCTGCTTcagctcccccccgcccgccgcccccgGTAGTGCTTAAAGTAACTTTGACATCTGCAAAACCAATCTGATCACAGAATACAGtagcatgggcatctgcaggaatTGCGGGTGGGGGTGCAACTTTTGTCCCCTCATGGTAGGACCAAAAAAGTAGATGTACCATGAGCAATGATAACTCAGCAGGCGCTAAGTCCCTGAAGAGTTAACATCTGTATTTGGCCAGAGAATTCATAGTATTTTTGTGGGCTGTGCTTGAGAGAGGGGGTTGAGAAGCACATCTCGGCTATTTCCCAGTTTATTGCAAACACGCGCCTCATCCATGTTCTTTAAGAGCAGACAGGCATTCATTTCTGTCTCATTCCTTTCTCTGTATGTGATGGCTGCTCCACTGAGCTTGCAAAACTGCCTCCAAGCAGTAAATCAGATGTGAAGTAGAAAATTTTTGCAAGGGGATAGGAGGAGAAGACACTACCATTTTGAAccaaagatgtgtgtgtgtctcccctccccccactccacacaccctCCAGTGAGTTCACTGCACATAACTCACTGCCTTTTAAGCTTTCTACACAGTTATCCTTCTCTCCTTTCTGGGTTGAAAGCTAGCAGAGTCCTTGGCACCACTGCCGTTTGAAGCCAAAGTGCCCCACATCTCAAAGTCTCGTCTGCTTCCTTGCTATAACATTACCAAAGCGAATAGTGGATAATCTTGTAAAGTGTAAGCACCGAGACTGCAGGAAGGCTCTTATTTTGCCATGAAAATTTTATCCAGAATAGATAGTCCCTTGGTAAGATCtaactttctctcttttcttctatGTGTTCTAGGCTTGGACTCTCCAAAAACCAGCAGGGGTTTGAGATCTACCTGTGAAGCTTTGGGAGTAGTCAAGTCCTGCTGGAACAGAAAGGAATTGCTTCACCCATTCTGAATTGAGTGCACAGGGGTTCACGCGTGCCGCAAACATGCCTATCTTGAAGCAACTGGTGACAAATTCGGCCAACTCCAAGCGCCGCTCTCGGGCTGACTTGACTGCAGAGATGATCAGTGCTCCCCTTGGAGACTTCCGTCACACCATGCACGTGGGCCGGGCTGGTGATGCCTTTGGAGACACCTCCTTCCTCACCAGTAAGCCTGGTGAGGGTGAACAGGAGGCCACAGAGGAGGTGAGCTCCTCCTCCAAGCCCAGCTTGCTGTCACGCAAATTCCGCAGCAGTAAACGGTCTCAGTCTGTGACGCGCGGTGACCGGCGGGACATGTTGGGCTCACTGAGGGATTCCGCTATTTTTGTGAAGAACGCAGTCTCTCTGCCTCAGCTCACGGAGAAGGAAGTGGACAAGAGTGGTGGGAAACAGCTGCCCAAGAGCCTCTCCTCCAGCCCTGTCAAGAAAGTCCCTGAGGAGAAGACCCCTGAAGAGAAACATATGAATGGCGCAGCTGCAGCCCCCAGCTCTGGTCCCCACAGTCCTGGCCTGGAAGAACGGGCCTTTGGTGACATAACTGACTTGCCCCTGGTGGTACCCAAGAACAACTATGGCATGAAGCATGCAGAGTCCATCATGTCTTTCCATATTGACTTGGGGCCCTCCATGCTGGGGGATGTCTTGAGCATCATGGATAAGGACCCATGGGAGCAAGAGGATTCTGGTTACCATGGTGCTGAAGAAACCCAAAGGGATGCAGGCCCTGCAGAACCATCAGCAACCCCCTGGCTTAGCCAGGAAAGCAAACTTCCACAGGATTCCTTAGTTCATCATGATGACACCAGAGCAGCAACTTACAGTCCTGGCTCAGCCCGTAGCATTACAAGTCGTTTGACTATGGACAGCAGCTCAATCTCCAGCTGTGCCTCTGTTGGGGAGGAACAGCGTAGTTCAGCCCCTAGAGGACCCAACCATGCCATTCCAGAGGATGCAAGGCATGATCCTCCTAAACAGTCAGACAAGGAATTCTCTTTCATGGATGAGGAAGATGATGAGATAAGAGTATAAGGCAGGCGTTTTGAGCTGAGAAGTTGCTTTGACACAAGAAGGAATAACTTGCAAGAGCTTTTGGAATAAGTGGCATTGCAGAAAAGTTGTCAAATCCTTTGCCAGCTTTCTTACTATTGACTGCCATCATTCCCTTAAGTGGGCTgttggaaatatatatatttttaatccctCTCTAAGTGGAGcagtttgtggggaggggaagagggaccAAGTTGGAAAATCACCTTTAAATGGTCTGTTTATTTTATGAACCTGGAGTTGCCTAAAGGAAATCACTCAAGGATATTTGGAGAAACTTTATTTCTAGGAGAGAATTCCAGTATAATCGAGTAGGaactacttttttttaaaggagtttgTTAACTTATCTACTGCCCACTTAAAGCAATACAGAGCTGAAATACTACAATAAAGCTCAAAAGCACTAGTTTCTGTAttaatatatatacatttcatttttacatttttactaGTATGCATCTTTTCCCCCCTGTTGTCCAGGAGAATACCATTCTGGACATGGCACAACATTTTAAGGAGGTTGTACATTTGTAAAGAGCAAAAACAGGGGAGCTTGAAATAACCAGATCTTCCAAATATACGTTTGGATGCTAATAGTTCTCTCCCTGTGGGCAGGCCTCTGGAAAGATCTACCAACCCTGGAATTTCAGCTAGACATTTGTGTctctaaaaaacaaaaatcagaaCTAGCAAATCATTGGGGAacacagatgggggggaaagATTATCTTTTGCATTTTACCTTGGGACCCTCTTTTGTTCCATCGGGGCTCTCTGTGTGAGAATAGTAAAAATGCAAGCATTTCTGGAATCAAGCCACTGATTGCTCCCCTGCTCCTAAACAAATGTTTCACCTTTGGTGACAAGGTTCTTCATAGTGGCATACCTTTTTGGAGGTACTTTGCTTATCTGATGCTGTTTGGAATTTCCCGGTGTGAGATGAATGCCAAGGGTGGTGGCCAGTCGAAGTCAAAACTTTGCTCTGTCTACTCTCTCGCTgccccaatctctccttccctccaccctgctccctccccaggctctttcTCCTTGTGTAAGTCCGGCTGGGTTTGGCTGCTGATGTGCAAATCTGGAACCCACGCAGATCCTAGCACAGCCCActcacctaaccccacttttaagccCAGTCTGTAACTGAGGTTAGGGCGCGTGTGTGTCCTtaaccccggcactgggatcgtgtgtgtgctcgggctgcttgcagcccgaacacacacacacaagcaggccCCTAGCGCACCTGTCTCACAGGGGTATccaccaatgcaccatgcttgtcgtgctgtgcattgtgggatatgtagATGCTGGGATGCATTGCCCTGGCCTACAAAGTTCCGTGCTGCATGCAGCAACGTGGCTCATGTGGGAGTGCAATCCTTAGGGTGTCCTGAGAGATGTTTGTGTTGCTAGAGTGACCAATGGGGGCTGTTGGAAGAATGTGGCTTGCCTGAATTTCTGCAGATCTAAACTGAGAGACCAGAAGTAGCCAAACATAATGCCATTTCATCCTTTCTTAATTGAGATTCTAGAATGTCAGCAAGGCTGACGAAA
Above is a window of Hemicordylus capensis ecotype Gifberg chromosome 2, rHemCap1.1.pri, whole genome shotgun sequence DNA encoding:
- the CDC42EP4 gene encoding cdc42 effector protein 4; amino-acid sequence: MPILKQLVTNSANSKRRSRADLTAEMISAPLGDFRHTMHVGRAGDAFGDTSFLTSKPGEGEQEATEEVSSSSKPSLLSRKFRSSKRSQSVTRGDRRDMLGSLRDSAIFVKNAVSLPQLTEKEVDKSGGKQLPKSLSSSPVKKVPEEKTPEEKHMNGAAAAPSSGPHSPGLEERAFGDITDLPLVVPKNNYGMKHAESIMSFHIDLGPSMLGDVLSIMDKDPWEQEDSGYHGAEETQRDAGPAEPSATPWLSQESKLPQDSLVHHDDTRAATYSPGSARSITSRLTMDSSSISSCASVGEEQRSSAPRGPNHAIPEDARHDPPKQSDKEFSFMDEEDDEIRV